The segment TAGGACAGGCAAAGCTTCTGGCACTGCCTGTCCTTGTGTTTGATTGTATCTCCTGGCACCCAGCATACCGTGAGCCTGTCAAAAAAGTATCAAAAACGGAAACATCCCGCTGAATTCGGGCAAGAAGCGCACGAAAACAACGGGATGTTATGCTCGTAAATCTGCTATTTTCGCCGGTATGAACCGGCTATCGCCCCTGGTGATCAAGGGAGTTTACGTGCAAAAGGCAGGGTCACATGGAACAGAGGCATCGTTTAGCGAAAGATCGTGTTGATGGTTGATCGAAACGGCTATCACCGGATGGCGGCTAGGCCTTCTCAATCGGCTGCCAGAGCCATCCTGGCCCTTTCTTAACCACGCGGCCCAGGCTGGGAAATGGCGGGAAATGCTGCGCCATCACTAGCGCGTTTTCCTCGGCTACTAGGTCGAAGATGCGGCGCTTGCTCGCCGCAGCTTCCTCGGGTAGGATATCGAAAACGGGCAACCATTCCGGGTGCTCAAGGTGAAGCGGATAGAGCACTGTATCGCTGACGAAATAGAGCCGGTCATTTGCTGATGTGACCGAAACCACCATGTGACCGGGGGTATGACCCGGGGCCGGAAGCGTGCTAATGCCTGTTACGATGTCACCGCCTGGCTCGATAAGGACGATGCTGCCCTGTAAGGGTTCCAGATTGCGCCGGGCGATGGCAACATGTTTTTCAGGCGCTATACTCGCCGCGTCCTCCGAGAACCAGAAATCCCAGTCACGTTTCCAGATGAAGTACCGCGCATTCGCATAGATGGGCTGGCCGTCATTATCTAGCGCGCCTCCGATGTGATCGGGATGGGCGTGGGTGATGATCACGGTGTCGATGTCGAGAGGGCTGATGCCAGCGCCTTGCAAGCTCTGCAAAAGCTTGCCCGTACTGGGCGCCAGCTTGCCTGCACCTATATCAACCAGCATGCGATTGTTGCCTGTATCCACATAAAGGAACGTATACGGCGTTATGATCTTGTCGGTAGGGAGACCTCGCTGGCGAAGGGCGGCCTCAAAGGTTTCCACAGACACATTAGAGAAGAAACTCTTGGGCCAATAGTCCTTATAACCGTCGCTCAAGGAGACACACTCGAAATCTCCTATGTTGAAATGATAGTGTTCAGACGTCATGCTCCATTTTCCTCCTTAACCTAAATCCCCATCCCCTTGCTGTAATCAAACGTGATCATGTGCCCCAGCTTGACGCGAATGATCACCGGCTCGTAGGTTGCGGCCAGGGATTCGGCGAAGCCGACTGCTTCCTCGGCGGACATGTATTTCTCGAAAAGGGCGATGCGCTTGGGAGTGACATCCTCGTAGTCCAGTTCCGCCATGCCGTAGATCATAACGGCTTGCAGCACCGGATCGACCCCGTCGACCAGCACGGTCACGCGCGGATCCCTTTTGATGTTCTGAACCTTCTGCGTGATCGCCTGGGTGCCGAACAGGATGTCGCCGCCTTCATAGTTGAACCAGAGAGGAGCGATGTGGATGGAACCGTCCTCGTTGTGGGTTGCCAACTTGGCGATCAGGGGTTTGGCCAGGAAGGCTTCGGCTTCGTCGGCTGTGAAAGGTTTTGCCTGCGGGTAGGGTGCAATCGTTTGTTCAGACATGGTTTTCTCCTTTAGCCGGATTCGTCAATCCGGTCAGAACTGGGTGAGCCAACCCTCGAAGAATTGGCGACATCGAGTGAAATGGTGTTAGGCAACTCCAGGAAAACATTTCCCTCAAGACTGATTGTCTTCCTGGAGTTGCTCACGGCCTTTTCCAGATTTTTCAGGGAATCAATTTCTTGGAAAGGCCTTATTCGGGTGTGGGCAGTGCGCCAAGCTGTTGCATCATGGTGAGCTTATCGGCCACGAGCCGGTGCTCGGTGATCATGCCGTCGACGACGGTAAAGATATCGATGATATCGAAAGACACCTTATTCCCAGTAGCAGGAAACCCCAGAAATGATCCCTGATGGGTACCGTGCAAGGTTTTATAAGTCATCACCTTGTCACCTTCGGCCAGTTGCATGTGGATGATAAAGTGCTGATCGGGGAAAGCGGCGAAGTTCGTTGCGAAGAACGCCCTTGCGCCTTCAATATTGGGTGGATCGGTCATGCCGCCGTAGTCGAAGAAATCCTGGCTGAAAAACTCGACCAGCGCTTCGAGTTTGTGTTGGTTTTGGATCACTTCGACAAAGCGACGGACAACGGCTTTGTTCTGTTCTGGAGACATCGGAACCTCCTTGATTCTGAGAGCGTGTGGCAGGTCGGGTAAAGGTATGATGTTATGGGTCAGTTTACAGGGTGGCTGTCAAAAAACTGTCAAAAAGTAGATTTCACCTGAGTGCGTGCAGCAAAGCATTCGCCTCGCGCAGATCATGGCTGTCGAAACCTTCATCGAATTGGTTGTAGCTATCGGCAAGCACCTGCCGCGCCGCTCGGATTCTGCCCTGGCTCTGCCAGAGCCGGGCCAGACTCGTCGCCGCCCGCAATGCCAGTGATTTCGCCTGCTGTTGCTTGGCCGTCTCCATGGCCCGCTGGAACAACGTCTCTGCTTTTCCAGCATCTTCGCCCTGAGATCTGTGCAATTCGCCGTGCAACCTGCTCAATTCGGCCAACCAATAGCGATCCCCGCCGTTCTGGATGATGGATTGGGCAGTCGATAAGGCGGCGATGCCTTCTGCCGGTTTACCCGCCTTCCGAAAAGCTTCCGCTTGCAGGGCCAGGAAGAAGGGAGAGAAATGCTCATTGCCCGGGGTTCGCCATGCGGTCGTGCCCTCGACCAAATCAGCAATCCCCACCTCGATTTCCCCTTGCTCAGCTAGCGCCCATCCCCTCAATGGCGTAGCCATCGCTGTTGCAATCGGCAGAAAACGCCGTTGGCCCAGCCCGATTGCTTTCTCTGCCAGGTCACGCACCCCCCGTACATCGTGGCGTAAGTACGCGTGCATTGCCATCAGGCCGTACGCATAGCCCTGGCTGGTGGGATGCACCATGGACTCCACCAGATTACTCAGCTCCTGGCTCCGTCTCTGCGCCTGTTCAGGATAGCCCGACAACCACAAAGCGATGCTCGAAAGCCCCATCATCGGCACGATCGGATCATGGCCGAAGCGATAAGCATAACGCTCATGCTGCGCTGGGTCGTATAAAGCAATACCTCGCTCCATAACCTTCAGCGCCTCTTTCAACCTGCCCTGGCCGATCAAGCAGCCGCCCATATTCCGACATGCCTCAGTCACCAGGTCGTCATCTTGGGCCTTCTCGGCGGAGGCCATGAGTTGTTCCGATAGCTTCATGCCTTCATTCATTTTACCGGCCAAACCGAAGTGCCGTGCGAGGCCGACCAGTGAGGTGAAGAGGGCGGGCGTTTCGCCAAGCTCCCGGCACAACTCGACAGCTCGATCATACACACGCTTGGTCTCAGGAGAGGCATAGCCATGAATGACCGTCGTGGGCATGGCCAGGGCGAGTTGCAGATCGATCTCCTGTTGCAGGCGTCGGGATGTCTCCGGTTGGGTGTGGAGGATGTCCAGGCCGCGGCGGTAGTATGAGATGGCCTCCTGGTTGGCGGACTGATGCACTGCTTGCCAGCCAGCCTGCTGAAAATAAGAAATCGCTTTTTCCGTCAGACCGCCATCCAACTGCCAGGCTTGCTCGAAATGAAAGGCCAATTCCCCCACCCTTGTTCCGCCATCCGCCCCGGTTAATTGCTCCAACGCCATCCCCACCTGCCCGTGCAGATACTGGCGTCGGCGACGGGGAAGGTCCTGGTAAATCACTTCCTGGATCTTGTGATGTGTGAACAGATAATCGGAATCTGCTTCCTCCACCCCTTCGCCAACCAATCGCCTGCGTAGCAAATCATCCACAGCCGCCAGCGTCGCATCGCCGCCCCGCCCCCAGGCCATGTCGAGCAAATCGAAATCGAATTCCTTGCCCACCACGGCTGCCAGGCGCACAGCCTCCTGCGTGTCCTCGTCCAGGCGCTCAATCCGGGCCTGGATCGTCTCCTCCACACCGGCGGGCAGCGGCAGATCGGCCCGGCTCAGAGCAGCGAAATCCGCCAGCCAAACCCCCTCCGCCAGCCGGATATTGCCTTGCTCGAACAACGCCTTGATGGTTTCGATCAGATAGAAGGGATTGCCCTCGGTCTCCTGGAATAGACGCCGGGCCAACGGCCTGGCGGATTCGCCATCCCCCGCCAGTTCCGCGATCAGCGCTTCCACCGCCGCTGCTGAGAGCGGATGAAGTTGCATCCGCCGCGCCAGCCCATCTCGCTCCAGGCGACGCCCCAGGGTTGCCAGGGCATGGGCGGGGGATACAGCTTCCGGCCGCAGGGTGCCGACGATGAGCAAGGGCGGCCCGGTCAGGTTCCGAGTCAGATAGTGAATCAGTTGCAGGGTGGAATCGGTGGCCCAGTGCAGATCCTCGAAGACAAGTAAAATCGGCTCTCGGGCGGCCAGCGCCGCCAGAAAACGGGACACCCCCTCGAACAGTTGCGCCTGCTCTCCCGCAGCGCTCCCCAGCAGATCGGCTGTTTCGGCAAAGAGATCGGGAGCCAGACGCGCTGCCTGAGCGGCAACCCAGCCGGGCATCTCATCCGCCACGGCCATTGCCAGGGCTGGCGGCAATGACTTCAAGGCCTCGGCCACTGGCTGATAAGGCAAGACGCCTTCGAATTCGTAGCAACGCCCTTGTAAGATGCGGACGCCTTGCCAGTGCAAGGGATCGATAAACTCCTGCACCAATCGGGTTTTGCCCACCCCGGCCTCACCACTGATCAACACCAGACTGCAATCTCCATCCCGACCCATCTGCCAACTCCCGGCCAAAAAAGCCATCTCCTGCTCTCGCCCCACCAGCGGCGTGGTAGAAACAACATCCAGCGGGTTCCGACCCGAACCAGGTCGGGCAAGAACCTGGGGTGGGGGATGAGCAACAAGAGGTTGAGAGTCGACCTCAAAACGCCCTTCGACGATGGCACGGTGCAACTCGCTGGTCTCGGCCATTGCTTCAGCATCGAGTTCTTCCCGTATCACCGCCCGACAGCGCTCATATTGCGCCAGAGCGTCATGGCGTCTCCCCAGGCGGCAGTTCGCCCGCATCGCCACCCGGTGTGCATCCTCCCGCAACGAGTCCATCTGTAACAATCGTTGCGCCGTGTGCAGCGCCGCCCCATGATTGCCCGCCACTTCACGAGCGTTCATCAGCCGCGCCAGCGTTTCAAACAGTAAACTCTCCAGACGGTAGCGCTCATCGATGATCCAGTCATCGTAGAAGCCATCCATGAAGTCGCCGCCGTACAGATCGGCGGCAGCCTGGAGATTATTGATGTCCGCTCGCCCCGCCAGCATCTCGAACTGCTCGGTATCCAGCCACACTTCTCCGGGAAAATCAAACCCGACTGTCTGTCTATCGCCGGCGATGCAGTTTTCACAGGGGATACAGCGTCGAATGTGCCACAGGGCGGTGGACAAGGAACGCCGCGCCTTAGCCTCCGGCCGATCACCCCAGAACATGGCCATCAACCGTTCGCGGGCGTGTTGCTCCGGCCGGCGGGATGCCAGATAGGCCAACAAAGATTGTGATTTCGTCGTGGCAGGTCGAGGAAGTTCCTGAACGGGATGGCGGCCATTCTCATAGTCCCATTCGAATCGACCTAACAACCTTATTTGCAGCTTTGCACCCATCTGTGTTTCCCCGGCAACAGCGTCATGGTGAAGCCAAAGTCAGCTTGTTCATTTTTGCATATGCCCTTTATCCTGTCAAGCGCCGGGCCGTCGGAATTGGACAAACACACGAGATTCGTGTACACTAAGGCACTATGAAAAGAAATATTACCGTGTCTGCAGATGAGGCGACCATTCAGCAAGCGCGCCGGCGTGCCGTTGAAGAAAACACAACGCTCAACGAGCTGTTCCGTGGCTGGCTGGAGCGCTATGTGCAGCAACCTGCTGCCTCCGATCGATTCGCGGACATCATGACACATTTGCAGCATGTCCAGGCCGGACGCGCCTTCACTCGGGAGGAGATGAATGAACGTCGCTGACATGCCAGGGATGCATTTCCTCGATACCAATATCTTGGTATACTCATTTGATCGTACTGCACCAGCCAAGCAAGAGATGGCGAGGGATCTGATTCGGAACGCGCTGAAGACGCAACGTGGTATCATCAGCAGTCAAATCGTGCAGGAGTTTCTCAACGTCGCGCTCTGGAAGTTCGCCAGACCAATGAATGTCTCAGAAGCGCGCCAATATATGAATGCCGTGCTAATGCCGCTGTGTCAGCATTATCCGTCGCTGGCATTCTATGATCTGACACTCTTGATAAAAGAGGAGACGGGATATTCTTTCTATGATTCCTTGGTGGTCACAGCAGCCATCGAGTCAGGGTGCCATACGTTGGTATCAGAAGATATGCAGAGCGGTCGCAC is part of the Chloroflexota bacterium genome and harbors:
- a CDS encoding MBL fold metallo-hydrolase, which gives rise to MTSEHYHFNIGDFECVSLSDGYKDYWPKSFFSNVSVETFEAALRQRGLPTDKIITPYTFLYVDTGNNRMLVDIGAGKLAPSTGKLLQSLQGAGISPLDIDTVIITHAHPDHIGGALDNDGQPIYANARYFIWKRDWDFWFSEDAASIAPEKHVAIARRNLEPLQGSIVLIEPGGDIVTGISTLPAPGHTPGHMVVSVTSANDRLYFVSDTVLYPLHLEHPEWLPVFDILPEEAAASKRRIFDLVAEENALVMAQHFPPFPSLGRVVKKGPGWLWQPIEKA
- a CDS encoding pyridoxamine 5'-phosphate oxidase family protein; its protein translation is MSEQTIAPYPQAKPFTADEAEAFLAKPLIAKLATHNEDGSIHIAPLWFNYEGGDILFGTQAITQKVQNIKRDPRVTVLVDGVDPVLQAVMIYGMAELDYEDVTPKRIALFEKYMSAEEAVGFAESLAATYEPVIIRVKLGHMITFDYSKGMGI
- a CDS encoding ester cyclase, whose amino-acid sequence is MSPEQNKAVVRRFVEVIQNQHKLEALVEFFSQDFFDYGGMTDPPNIEGARAFFATNFAAFPDQHFIIHMQLAEGDKVMTYKTLHGTHQGSFLGFPATGNKVSFDIIDIFTVVDGMITEHRLVADKLTMMQQLGALPTPE
- a CDS encoding AAA family ATPase; this translates as MGAKLQIRLLGRFEWDYENGRHPVQELPRPATTKSQSLLAYLASRRPEQHARERLMAMFWGDRPEAKARRSLSTALWHIRRCIPCENCIAGDRQTVGFDFPGEVWLDTEQFEMLAGRADINNLQAAADLYGGDFMDGFYDDWIIDERYRLESLLFETLARLMNAREVAGNHGAALHTAQRLLQMDSLREDAHRVAMRANCRLGRRHDALAQYERCRAVIREELDAEAMAETSELHRAIVEGRFEVDSQPLVAHPPPQVLARPGSGRNPLDVVSTTPLVGREQEMAFLAGSWQMGRDGDCSLVLISGEAGVGKTRLVQEFIDPLHWQGVRILQGRCYEFEGVLPYQPVAEALKSLPPALAMAVADEMPGWVAAQAARLAPDLFAETADLLGSAAGEQAQLFEGVSRFLAALAAREPILLVFEDLHWATDSTLQLIHYLTRNLTGPPLLIVGTLRPEAVSPAHALATLGRRLERDGLARRMQLHPLSAAAVEALIAELAGDGESARPLARRLFQETEGNPFYLIETIKALFEQGNIRLAEGVWLADFAALSRADLPLPAGVEETIQARIERLDEDTQEAVRLAAVVGKEFDFDLLDMAWGRGGDATLAAVDDLLRRRLVGEGVEEADSDYLFTHHKIQEVIYQDLPRRRRQYLHGQVGMALEQLTGADGGTRVGELAFHFEQAWQLDGGLTEKAISYFQQAGWQAVHQSANQEAISYYRRGLDILHTQPETSRRLQQEIDLQLALAMPTTVIHGYASPETKRVYDRAVELCRELGETPALFTSLVGLARHFGLAGKMNEGMKLSEQLMASAEKAQDDDLVTEACRNMGGCLIGQGRLKEALKVMERGIALYDPAQHERYAYRFGHDPIVPMMGLSSIALWLSGYPEQAQRRSQELSNLVESMVHPTSQGYAYGLMAMHAYLRHDVRGVRDLAEKAIGLGQRRFLPIATAMATPLRGWALAEQGEIEVGIADLVEGTTAWRTPGNEHFSPFFLALQAEAFRKAGKPAEGIAALSTAQSIIQNGGDRYWLAELSRLHGELHRSQGEDAGKAETLFQRAMETAKQQQAKSLALRAATSLARLWQSQGRIRAARQVLADSYNQFDEGFDSHDLREANALLHALR
- a CDS encoding PIN domain-containing protein, whose amino-acid sequence is MNVADMPGMHFLDTNILVYSFDRTAPAKQEMARDLIRNALKTQRGIISSQIVQEFLNVALWKFARPMNVSEARQYMNAVLMPLCQHYPSLAFYDLTLLIKEETGYSFYDSLVVTAAIESGCHTLVSEDMQSGRTIRGVTILDPFVLPARK